In Zunongwangia sp. HGR-M22, the sequence TCATTAATACCTCGACATCGGTTAAGGCCTGAATATATTCGAATGTCCTTTTCCCGGTAAGAAAAGAAGAATAAGCTGTTATAAATGTATTAGGAAAAGTTAAACAATAGGTAACCTCTTCATCCTTGCCGGAAAAATAGTAGTTTCTAAGCGTCCCGGAACTTATAAAAGCGATCCAGTCACAGGTTTTCCCGGCTTCTATAAGCAGTTCATTTTTCTTGTAAAATTTAGGAGTAAAAACTGTTAAACCTCTTTTGATATCCTCTTCCGATAAATCACTAAAAGATCTAAATACTTTTTCCAGCGCTTCTTTCATCCTGATGGTATTTCGGTTAAAACGAACCTTTTCGAGTACTCTTAAGTGGTTTAAGCACATGTTTTTATGAGCCTCGCCATCTGAATTTTCAATAATTATTTATTATACTCTTTATATACATTAAAATCGATAACCTAATTTAATCCCATAGCGAATAACCTGGTCGTGATCCGTTTTATCAGCATTAAAAAGTTGTTTTCCATAACCAAAATTAAATTCAAAAATAAATCCACTTTTCGTAATCCATTTGCTACCTAGCCCTATACCTAGAGATAAATCATACACATCTGGATTTTCAGTATATGTGAGCGGCTTTTCAGTATCATAGACTTTTTTACCGTCAATTGAACTGAACGTTCCAAAACCTTCGAGAAAGAACCCTGCTGCATATTTCTTACCAAAATACCTTCTGTAATAAGGTGTAAGGGAATAATTCATATCCTCATCAATTTTGTCCGTAAACAAATAAAGACCTGAAACCCCTAAAGATGATTTACTATTTAAATTCCTCTCATAAATTGCTTCAACTGATCCACTAAGTAAAGGTTGAATTATATCAACTTTTATTTCGTTTTGTTCCTTATACTGATTGTTCGTACCATTCTGTGCATTAGTAGCAAAAAATGAAAATAACAAAGCTAAAATAAAGAGGGACTTTTTCATAAAATATGATTTAAATTATTTGAAGGCAAATTTCAAATATCATGGATTAGAAAAGGTTCCAAAAGCTTAAAATCCTATAAATTGGGACTTATTTTTCAGAGTTCTTATATTCATTTGGTGTCTGACCAGTAACTTTTTTAAAAGCTTTGTAAAAAGTAGTTTTCGAAGTAAACCCAGCTTCTAATCCTATGGCCAACAAACTGTAGTTTTCATATTCAGAATTTGAAATCATTTCCTTTACAGCTTCAACTCGATATTTATTGATGTAGAAAGCAAAGTTATCACCTGTTACTGTGTTTATAATTTGTGAAACATATCCAGCACTTATACCTAGTTTTTGAGCAACTTTTTCTCTATTTAATGTATTATCGGTATAGATGTGATCATCTTTGCAAAGTATTTCTAGTTTTTGAAAATAAAGATTATCTGCCGTCATAGATTCCCTATCTACTTCTGAATCACTATTTTCTACAAATTCCTGATTGATGTACGAAAGAGCTAAATCTTTATTCAGAAAATTATGGATTGCATCTTTGTTTTTGGCTAGTTTGTATTTGTAAATACCTATGTAGGCTGTCCAATGAACTATCAAGGTAGCAGATATCGCTAGTACATTCATAGTATAAGAAATGTCATATTGAAAAAATAAGCCGGCTAAGCAGGTAATAAGCCAAGCAAATAACAATGTGGAAACAATTGTCAATAAAGTAATTATCCATTTTTTTTCCTGTGAATTTTCTAAATATCTTATCAGAAAATAAGAGTACAGCGGCAGGAATGGGATAAAAATAATGGCTAAAATAAGATGAATCAAACCAAGTATTTCGATTAGATCAATACCGGGCTCAGGAATGGTATAAATCCCTGCAACACGATCAAGATCGTATGCGATATTAAGGACAGCGGAATAGGCAAATGGAATAAAATACAAATATCCTTTTTGTCTACTTTTCACAGTATCATCAATCCTATTTATTACAAACAGGAATAGGAAAGCAGGTATCAGAAATACCCACTCGATGTGCTCAATAAAGCGCAGAATAGGATAGGAAGTAGCTGCTTTTTCGATTTCAAAAACATGATTCAATAAAATAATTGAAAGTGTAAATATCAAATATGCCAGATATTTATTTGAATTACTATTGAACAAGGAAGACTTTAAAATAACTAAGCCCAGAACAATCCCCTGAAATATTGCAATATTTAAAATCGTTGTATAAATCAAATTTTAATAGAAAAGTTGTTTTTGAGATTTGTGTGGAAATATCATTCTTTAATAGGTAGCTAATTTAAGTCGAATTGACAAAACGAGCATATATTTATACTAATGACTTACTTAGCGGATTAAGAAATGATTAAATCAAATAATCCATTTTTAGATTAAATTTATTCCAGAGATCAATTAGAAATCTATATAGATAACTAAAAATCAACAAGATAAAAAGAGCTTTTATTCACGAAGCGGGACTTACACCGGCACGAACGTTACTATTCATTGGATTTTAAGTACTATAACCCTGTTTTTAGACCGTAAAATTTATTATTTATCAGCGTTTTACATTTTCATACACTTCTTAAAATTGAAAAATCTAGGTACGAATTTAGGTTCTTTTTAAAACGGCAAATCTTCATAATCCTCATTGTTTTCAATTAATGCATCTAATTCATTTGGAATCTCTATATCAAATTTTTCGAAGGCATCTTTTAGCTTATCCTCAAAAAAACCATTTCCTCGAATTTTGTTATCTAACTTATCTATTAAGTTGTATGGAGGATAATCTCTCTCGACACTTGCTTTCAATGATAACAAGTCATTTCTTTGAATCTCCTGTGTAAATAAATAATGGACTATGAAACTAGACCTATTATTTCCAGTACTAAAATTGCTGAAACCATTTGTTGGGAATAAATCAGGACGAATCTTCCTGTAGAAATTCAAGTTTTGCAATTCTATAACTTGACTATCCGCAGGAATATGATCATAACACCTTGGAATTATTGTTTGAAATACTTCATCTATTTGATTTCGTTTTATATGACCATTACGAATAAGCCCTAAAAGAATTCCATAATTATTATATGTCAACCCTCCAAATAATTTAGAATACCAAAGTTTTCTTACAAACCCTACATCTAAACTAAGCCTGCCTATAATTTCTGGATACTCTTTAATTAGAGATTCTAAATCGGACTCGTTTTTCTTTAGAAAACCGAGTAGGACATCCTGAATTTCAGGAGTTCCTGATTTAAAAATATTCCCGAAAATCTTCAAGTATTCAGGTATTGGCCACGCCTCCTGAAATTGATTTCTTATTTCCGAAAAAAAATGTTCCAGCTCATATTTATTAACGGAATATTCTATCTCACTAATTAATGGATCCATCTTTTCATCCGGCGGTGTAATACTCGGATCAAAGAAATTTACAAATTTTCGAAAAAGACTTTCTTTACTTCCATTAACAACTAGTTTAGGTAAATATTCAATTAAAAAGCTCCAAAAACTTTCTGTATGGAAATAATCAATACGTTCCTTTTTGAAATGTGCACAATCATTCCTCTTATCTCGCCAGTAATCTAATTCCCTTCTGATTGACGCACTTATTGGAAAAATAGGCGGATTGTTAGTTACCAAAGCATCGTATGCTTTTCCATCCCATATTTCTACATCATTCAGTTCCCTTCTCAAAAGTTCCCACCTACCCTGTTGAAAGCCTGAAGGAATACTTGATTCTAAAATCCTATAGCGTATAACATTTAGAAAACCTAAGTATGAATACAATAGTGATGACCTATAAGCTCCATTCTTAAAACACAAAATCGATTCTCCAAATAAGCCTTCTGTATTTTCATTAAAATTCTGAATTTCTAACCACTTCTCAATTTCTAATCTCATCTACCACTCATTTTTACTAGTATTTTTTTCTAAAAATTCATCTATGCTTTGTGCCGTTTCTATTAGAGCCATTGAAACCGGATTAAAAACTTCACGTCTAAGCTTCATTACTTTCCTATAATGATTTTCAAAAGCATCGACAGAATCCATAAGCTCTAGAGCAGCAATTCGTTCTTGCTGACTCTCCAAGTCACCAATCATTTTATAATAGGCTACGGTAAAATCTTTAATGGGCATATCTTCAGCGGCATAGTAAACCCTCACAAATTCGCCTCCATAGGGTGACCTAAATTGAACGTTATTCATCCAGATCCTAACCTTATCTTTCTTTTTAAGGCTAATCATAATATTGTATTTGGCGACTCCGCTTAATCGAACATTCCCATAGACTTCGGTCACAGGTTTTTCAATAACACCAATAATAAAATCATCTTCTTTCATTTTAATGGTTTCGTCTGGATCGTGGTTCGTTACAAACCATTGCAATAAAGTTTTACGCAGAGCATCCTGGCTACCTTCAATTTCCTTTTCATGCATAAAATAGACATAGCCATCTTGATCGCCCTTCATTTCAAATTGCGCCACAGAAAATTTTGGTAAAAAAATAACAATCGAAAAAATGAGTAAAATTCTGCTCATAGTATTTTGGATTTGGCCCTACTCCTTTAGTATTAATCAACCCTGCTATGAGATTTGAAACAACAGCAAAGGCTAAAGGCCTATTTGATTTACCTTAAAAACAAAAACATGTACACCAAAAAAGAACAAGAGAAAATTGAAAACCAATTTGAAAGGAGAAACTCTAAATTTTGGTAACTAAAAGCAACTACTCCCCTCGCGATAAAATACCTTAATCTATCTTTGGCAACTCTAAATTAAACCCCGGTGTAGCATTCAACCATAAAACCAAACCAATTTCAACAGCAAGTACCAGGTTATCTTGATAAAGCTTAATTTCATTTTCCTCCACCCTTTCATTTACTAATGCTCTAGACAACTCTAAAGCTTCATCAAAATATTCTTTTGATTCTTCGCTTCTTCGATAATTCACAACGATATCTCTCGCTTGGCGAATAATAAGATCCATCCTATGAAAAGTATAGTCTTTCATTTCTTCACGATTCTTATAAAACCGTTCCATAACAATAGTAGGATCCTTCATCATCCAATTTCAGATTAATATAATTCAATTTGTATTTTTCTTCATTTCATTGTCGAAAAGCTTAAATATTCTCTTTAGTATCATTAAAGCTGTTAGAAAAAAATGACTGCAAAGGAAATAAACAATAAAGGTAAAAACTGTTATCGCTGTAGAATTTTCAACATTTAAGAGTAACGTAAATAGAATTGTAGCAAATGCTAAAAGTACAGAATACGAAATATTAGCTAAGACTTCCTCGAGAACCTGATTTTTAATCTGATTACTATTATCCCTTCTTACAATATCAAAAAGGATCACAATCACATTAAATAAAAGCCCAACTAATACAGTCATTACAGTAATTACGGTTCCAACAGCATCATCCGAAAAGTAAACATTGAAAAATAGAAGTACTCCACTAAAAATGAGCGGTAAGACTAAAAAAACGAACCAATCCCAAAAATCAGCTTTCTTTGTATTACTATTAACAAGTGTTTTAAAATGCTTGTGAATAATACCGATAATATTAATTTTATCCATTAAAAGACCTCCTTTCTTATATCCTCAACAAATTCTTTCGCAATTTCATCAATACTAGTGAAAAGTGGGTGCCCTGTTTCAACATCGAATCTAAGATCCCTACCTATATCCACATACGGTCGTAAAGCAAAAGATTCTGAAATATCTATTGTTCTATTCTTATCTCCAATCTTTACTCTTATCTTCTTTCGGTGGGAACCATCCATTCCTAGCTCTTTAAA encodes:
- a CDS encoding Crp/Fnr family transcriptional regulator — encoded protein: MCLNHLRVLEKVRFNRNTIRMKEALEKVFRSFSDLSEEDIKRGLTVFTPKFYKKNELLIEAGKTCDWIAFISSGTLRNYYFSGKDEEVTYCLTFPNTFITAYSSFLTGKRTFEYIQALTDVEVLMIQEKQYHDLIRSSYGWLKFSNHFTEQSYVLMEERLLMLQMVSAEKRYADLIANHPEIIQQVPLKYIASYLGITQRHLSRLRSQLL
- a CDS encoding DUF3575 domain-containing protein, encoding MKKSLFILALLFSFFATNAQNGTNNQYKEQNEIKVDIIQPLLSGSVEAIYERNLNSKSSLGVSGLYLFTDKIDEDMNYSLTPYYRRYFGKKYAAGFFLEGFGTFSSIDGKKVYDTEKPLTYTENPDVYDLSLGIGLGSKWITKSGFIFEFNFGYGKQLFNADKTDHDQVIRYGIKLGYRF
- a CDS encoding helix-turn-helix domain-containing protein, yielding MIYTTILNIAIFQGIVLGLVILKSSLFNSNSNKYLAYLIFTLSIILLNHVFEIEKAATSYPILRFIEHIEWVFLIPAFLFLFVINRIDDTVKSRQKGYLYFIPFAYSAVLNIAYDLDRVAGIYTIPEPGIDLIEILGLIHLILAIIFIPFLPLYSYFLIRYLENSQEKKWIITLLTIVSTLLFAWLITCLAGLFFQYDISYTMNVLAISATLIVHWTAYIGIYKYKLAKNKDAIHNFLNKDLALSYINQEFVENSDSEVDRESMTADNLYFQKLEILCKDDHIYTDNTLNREKVAQKLGISAGYVSQIINTVTGDNFAFYINKYRVEAVKEMISNSEYENYSLLAIGLEAGFTSKTTFYKAFKKVTGQTPNEYKNSEK